TTTTCCCACAGCAATTCCTCTTCGGCCTTGATCTGATCGGTGTACAACAGATAGAAAATCCTGGCAAAAAGCCAGGGATTGAGGTTATGCTCCCAAAGAAGGAAGGACATCTCTTTGGCCTGGCCGCCCTCCGCCCCGATCGGGGCATCCCAGGACTGGTCAAGCAGGCCGTCCAGAATGCCTGTCCTGACAAGTTTCTGGGACAGTACTTTTTGGCGGAGCGGTTTAAGCAGTCCGGAGATCTCCAGGCCCAGCCTGCGGTCGATGGCCGGCCTCAGCCGGAGAGTTTGCTCCGGCTGCCCATCCCACCAGGCCTGGGCGGCTTCCGACATCAGTTGCCGGTATGACAGTTCAAAAACCAGCGCCAGATGTGGCTTGGAGGAAACAAAATTGGAATAAAGTTCCTCGATGATCCCGTAATATATGTTCTGACCGAACTCCCGCCATTTGGCCCAGGACCCTTCACCGCCGCCGGTGAACTCGGCCAAACAGCAGTCCATCAGCAGCTGGGCAGCCTGGCCGTGAAAATCGCGGGCTCCCCGTGGCAATTCCACATAGATCACTCCCGGCTCGGGTCCCTCGGAAAATATCTTGAGGAAACCGGCGTCGATATGGTTTTCCTCCAGGTAATTCTCCAACCCCTTCAGGATGTTCCGGGCCTCGGCCGAACGGCCCCAGGCTTCTTCCAGCCTTCCGAAATAACGCCCGGCCAGGGCCGCCTGTTTTTCCAGTTCGGATATCTGTACGGAGATGTCTGCCATCAGTCTAATTTCTCCCAGTCGTTTAAAATTGTCCGGGCCTCGTCTGATATCAGCTTGACCGCCTCATCCATGTACTTGCGAGCCTTAGGAACATCGAAAACCGGATAACCCAGGCCCCTTTGGTTCAAGATCATCGAAGAATGAAAGGGATAGGGCGTCATCCCCGGCGGATAATCGCCCACCTCCTGTTTTTGGTAATCTTTTTGGGCTACCAGGCCCGGATCCACCGCCATCAGGGCCGATAGTTCATCTGCTCCGGCGTGGCCGGTGCCTTTGAAATATTTCTGGCCGACAGCTGATGAAGCTTCCCACCAGTGAATGATCAATGTCCTGGCCTTGTTTTGCTGCCATAGATACGGGCCCACCGGCTTAAGGCAGTCATTGTTCCCGCCGTGTCCGTTCATTATTATGATGTACTTGAACCCGGCCTGAGTAAGGCTCAGGGCGGTCTCCTTTACATAGGCGGTCAAAGTTTCCGGGGAAACGGTCAGCGATCCGGGGAAACCGATCAGCGACCTGGTCAGGCCGTAGGGAATGGTGGGCGCCACCAGGGCGTTGAGCGGCCCGGCCAGTTTTTGGCAGATATATTCCGGGATGAAGGCATCCGTTCCCAGCGCCCCCGGCCCGTGGGCTTCTATGGTTCCCACCGGCAGCAGCACCCGGTTGGTCTTGGCGGGGACCAGTTTTTGGAATTGTTTCCAGTTAAGCCTGGCCATTGTTCTTTCCATATTCACCGTCCTTGCCCTGATTTTTTTCAGTTGATATTGAAGTGGTTGTCCCCGCCAAGGGCCATCAGAATAGAAAATGAAATTTTTACTTGGAGCGGTAAGGTTTCAGTTTGGCCAGCACGGCCGGATCAGGAGCGGCCCCCAGTTTCAGCGCCTGGTCGTAATGAACTACCGCCTGGTTATAGTCTTTCCGGAGATAGCTGACATAAGACATCTGTTCGTGAAACAAGTGGCCTTCCGGGCGTATCCTCAGGACGGCTTGCAACAAGTTTTGGGCTTTATCAAAAGACCCTTGGCTGATGTACATTGCGGCCAAATTGTAATTGGCCGTCTGATTCCCCCCATCCAGCTCTATTGCCTTAAGATACTCCCTCTCAGCCTGGTCGTACAAACCAATCTTCAGATGAACGCTCCCCAGATTGGCTTGGGCCTCAGCCCAGTCCGGTTTAAGCCTTATCGCTTCGCCAAATTCCCGCTCGGCTTCCGGCAGCCTCCCTGACAGATAATAAAAGCTGCCTAAATTATTATGGGCCGAAGCCAGCCGGGGATCAGCCCTGATCGCCTTTTCAAATTGTTCCCGGGCCTGATCCGGTAAGTTTTGCTGGTAATAGACGGACCCCAGATTGTCCATGGCCTCGGCCAGGCCAGGTCGGTACTGCAAAGCTGTTTTGAACTGTTGTTCCGCCAGACCGTAATTGCCCTTCAGTCGGTATAAAATCCCCAAATTGTTGTAGACCCCGGCGTAGTCCGGCGTGATCCCCAAAGCTGTTTGGTATTCCCTTTCAGCCAGATCGTACTGCCCTTTTTCCTGGTGCAACAACCCGAGGTTATAATGGACCAGTGAATTTTGGGGCGACCTTTTGCCGGCCGCCGTCCAGAATGTCTCCCGATCCTTAAAATCGTTTGAATACCAAAAGGTCCCAAAAGCCGCAAACAATATTACCAGTCTCGGAATGATCGCAGTCTTTCCCGCAGTTTCA
The sequence above is drawn from the candidate division TA06 bacterium genome and encodes:
- a CDS encoding creatininase family protein, with amino-acid sequence MERTMARLNWKQFQKLVPAKTNRVLLPVGTIEAHGPGALGTDAFIPEYICQKLAGPLNALVAPTIPYGLTRSLIGFPGSLTVSPETLTAYVKETALSLTQAGFKYIIIMNGHGGNNDCLKPVGPYLWQQNKARTLIIHWWEASSAVGQKYFKGTGHAGADELSALMAVDPGLVAQKDYQKQEVGDYPPGMTPYPFHSSMILNQRGLGYPVFDVPKARKYMDEAVKLISDEARTILNDWEKLD